One window of Pseudomonas urmiensis genomic DNA carries:
- a CDS encoding protein-L-isoaspartate(D-aspartate) O-methyltransferase: MTSQRTRERLIQRLCEEGVSNPKVLEAIRRTPRHLFVDEALAHRAYEDTALPIGHNQTISQPFMVAHMSELLLEAGPLDKVLEIGTGSGYQTAILAQLVERVFSVERIKVLQDRAKERLLELNLRNVVFRWGDGCDGWQALAPYNGIIVTAVAPEVPQALLDQLAPGGRLVIPVGPAGETQQLMLIVREEHGFSRRVLGAVRFVPLLNGPLA; the protein is encoded by the coding sequence ATGACCTCCCAGCGTACCCGGGAGCGGTTGATCCAGCGCTTGTGCGAGGAGGGCGTCTCGAACCCCAAGGTGCTCGAGGCCATTCGCCGTACGCCGCGTCACTTGTTCGTCGATGAAGCGCTCGCCCATCGGGCCTACGAGGACACCGCGCTGCCGATCGGGCATAACCAGACCATCTCCCAACCCTTCATGGTTGCGCACATGAGTGAGCTGCTGCTGGAGGCGGGGCCTCTGGACAAGGTGCTGGAGATCGGAACTGGCTCGGGCTACCAGACCGCGATCCTGGCGCAACTGGTGGAGCGCGTGTTCTCGGTGGAGCGGATCAAGGTTCTGCAAGACCGGGCCAAGGAGCGCCTGCTTGAGCTCAACCTGCGCAACGTGGTGTTCCGCTGGGGCGACGGTTGCGACGGCTGGCAGGCGCTGGCGCCGTATAACGGCATCATCGTCACCGCGGTTGCACCTGAGGTACCCCAGGCGTTGCTCGATCAGCTGGCGCCCGGTGGACGCTTGGTGATCCCGGTGGGGCCGGCAGGGGAGACCCAGCAACTGATGCTGATCGTGCGCGAGGAGCATGGCTTCTCCCGACGGGTGCTCGGTGCGGTGCGCTTCGTGCCCCTGCTCAATGGCCCGCTGGCTTGA
- the eno gene encoding phosphopyruvate hydratase: MAKIVDIKGREVLDSRGNPTVEADVLLDNGIIGSACAPSGASTGSREALELRDGDKSRYMGKGVLKAVANINGPIRDLLLGKDPLDQKALDRAMIELDGTENKAKLGANAILAVSLAAAKAAAQDQDLPLYAHIANLNGTPGQYSMPVPMMNIINGGEHADNNVDIQEFMVQPVGAKTFSDGLRMGTEIFHHLKAVLKARGLNTAVGDEGGFAPNLTSNEDALAAIAEAVANAGYKLGTDVTLALDCAASEFYEDGKYNLSGEGKSFDAEGFADYLKGLTERFPIISIEDGLDESDWAGWKILTDKIGEKVQLVGDDLFVTNTKILKEGIEKGIGNSILIKFNQIGSLTETLEAIQMAKAAGYTAVISHRSGETEDSTIADLAVGTAAGQIKTGSLCRSDRVSKYNQLLRIEEQLGAKAVYRGRAEFRG; encoded by the coding sequence ATGGCAAAGATCGTCGACATCAAAGGTCGTGAAGTTCTCGATTCGCGTGGCAACCCCACCGTGGAAGCCGATGTACTGCTCGACAACGGCATCATCGGCAGCGCTTGCGCGCCGTCCGGTGCTTCCACCGGCTCGCGCGAAGCGCTGGAGCTGCGTGATGGCGACAAGAGCCGTTACATGGGCAAGGGCGTGCTGAAAGCCGTTGCCAACATCAACGGCCCGATCCGCGACCTGCTGCTGGGCAAGGATCCACTCGACCAGAAAGCCCTCGACCGCGCCATGATCGAGCTGGACGGTACCGAGAACAAGGCCAAGCTGGGCGCCAACGCTATCCTGGCTGTGTCCCTGGCTGCCGCCAAAGCCGCCGCCCAGGACCAGGACCTGCCGCTGTACGCGCACATTGCCAACCTCAACGGCACCCCTGGCCAGTACTCCATGCCTGTTCCGATGATGAACATCATCAACGGTGGTGAGCACGCCGATAACAACGTCGACATCCAAGAGTTCATGGTTCAGCCCGTTGGCGCCAAGACCTTCTCCGATGGCCTGCGCATGGGCACCGAAATCTTCCACCACCTCAAAGCTGTGCTCAAGGCCCGTGGCCTGAACACTGCCGTCGGTGACGAAGGCGGTTTCGCGCCGAACCTGACCTCCAACGAAGATGCCCTGGCCGCTATCGCCGAAGCTGTCGCCAACGCTGGCTACAAGCTGGGTACCGACGTGACCCTGGCCCTGGACTGCGCCGCCTCTGAGTTCTATGAAGACGGCAAGTACAACCTGTCCGGCGAAGGCAAGTCGTTCGACGCCGAAGGTTTCGCTGACTACCTCAAAGGCCTGACCGAGCGTTTCCCGATCATCTCGATCGAAGATGGCCTGGACGAGTCCGACTGGGCTGGCTGGAAGATCCTCACCGACAAGATCGGCGAGAAGGTGCAACTGGTCGGTGACGACCTGTTCGTGACCAACACCAAGATCCTCAAGGAAGGTATCGAGAAGGGCATCGGTAACTCGATCCTGATCAAGTTCAACCAGATCGGCTCGCTGACCGAGACCCTGGAAGCTATCCAGATGGCCAAGGCCGCTGGCTACACTGCGGTCATCTCGCACCGTTCGGGCGAAACCGAAGATTCGACCATCGCTGACCTGGCCGTGGGTACCGCTGCTGGCCAGATCAAGACCGGTTCGCTGTGCCGTTCCGACCGCGTCTCCAAGTACAACCAGCTGCTGCGCATCGAAGAGCAACTGGGCGCCAAGGCGGTGTACCGTGGTCGTGCCGAGTTTCGCGGCTAA
- the ftsB gene encoding cell division protein FtsB: MRSPYWLFLILLLLLGGLQYRLWVGSGSLAQVTELKQQIDEQHAENERLLERNRVLDAEVLELKKGMETVEERARHELGMVKEGETLYQLPQK, from the coding sequence ATGCGCAGTCCTTATTGGTTGTTTCTCATCTTGCTCCTGTTGCTCGGTGGCCTGCAGTACCGCCTTTGGGTCGGCAGCGGCAGCCTTGCGCAAGTGACCGAGCTCAAGCAGCAGATTGACGAACAGCATGCCGAGAACGAGCGGCTGCTGGAGCGTAATCGCGTGCTCGATGCAGAAGTCCTGGAGTTGAAGAAAGGTATGGAGACCGTGGAGGAACGGGCCCGTCATGAATTGGGGATGGTCAAGGAGGGCGAAACCCTCTACCAGCTGCCGCAAAAATGA
- the surE gene encoding 5'/3'-nucleotidase SurE: MRILISNDDGVTAPGLAALHAALADYAECVVIAPDQDKSGASSSLTLDRPLHPQVLANGFISLNGTPTDCVHLGLNGLLPQTPDMVVSGINLGANLGDDVLYSGTVAAALEGRFLGGTSLAFSLLSRAPDNLPTAAYIARRLVEAQSRLQLPARTVLNINIPNLPLEHIRGIQLTRLGHRARAAAPTKVVNPRGKEGYWIAVAGDAEDGGPGTDFHAVMQGYVSITPLQLDRTFNDAFEQLDGWLEGVL, translated from the coding sequence ATGCGTATTCTGATTTCCAATGATGATGGTGTTACCGCACCCGGCCTTGCCGCGCTGCATGCTGCGCTGGCCGATTATGCCGAGTGCGTGGTGATCGCCCCGGATCAAGACAAAAGCGGCGCCAGCAGTTCGCTGACGCTGGACCGCCCGCTGCACCCACAGGTGCTGGCCAACGGTTTTATCAGCCTTAATGGCACGCCGACCGATTGTGTGCACTTGGGGCTCAACGGCCTGCTGCCGCAGACGCCTGACATGGTCGTCTCGGGTATCAACCTGGGCGCGAACCTGGGCGATGACGTGTTGTACTCAGGTACAGTTGCTGCGGCCCTTGAGGGGCGCTTCCTGGGGGGCACCTCGCTGGCGTTCTCGCTGCTGTCGCGCGCGCCAGACAATCTGCCGACTGCGGCCTACATCGCCCGGCGCCTGGTCGAGGCGCAGTCGCGTCTGCAACTGCCAGCACGCACCGTTCTCAATATCAATATCCCGAATTTGCCGCTGGAGCACATCCGTGGCATCCAGCTCACCCGCCTCGGGCATCGAGCGCGGGCGGCGGCACCGACCAAGGTGGTCAATCCGCGCGGCAAGGAAGGCTACTGGATAGCCGTGGCCGGTGACGCCGAAGACGGCGGGCCGGGGACAGACTTCCATGCGGTGATGCAAGGCTATGTGTCGATCACCCCATTGCAGCTTGACCGCACCTTCAACGATGCCTTCGAGCAGCTCGATGGCTGGCTGGAGGGCGTGCTCTGA
- the kdsA gene encoding 3-deoxy-8-phosphooctulonate synthase, producing MTQKIIRVGNIEIANDKPFVLFGGMNVLESRDLAMKVCEEYVRVTEKLGIPYVFKASFDKANRSSVTSYRGPGMEEGLKIFEEIKQTFNVPVITDVHEPYQCEPVAKVCDIIQLPAFLSRQTDLVVAMAKTGAVINIKKAQFLAPQEMKHILNKCVEAGNDQLILCERGSSFGYNNLVVDMLGFGIMKQFEYPVFFDVTHALQTPGGRADSAGGRRAQVTDLAKAGMSQGLAGLFLEAHPDPDNAKCDGPCALRLDKLEPFLAQLKQLDDLVKSFPTVETA from the coding sequence ATGACCCAGAAGATCATTCGCGTCGGTAACATCGAGATCGCCAACGACAAGCCGTTCGTCCTGTTCGGCGGCATGAACGTGCTGGAATCGCGTGACCTGGCCATGAAGGTCTGCGAAGAGTACGTGCGGGTTACCGAGAAGCTCGGTATCCCCTACGTGTTCAAGGCGAGCTTCGACAAGGCTAACCGTTCCTCGGTCACCTCGTACCGTGGTCCTGGCATGGAAGAAGGGCTGAAGATCTTCGAAGAGATCAAGCAGACCTTCAATGTGCCGGTGATCACCGATGTCCACGAACCGTACCAGTGCGAGCCGGTAGCCAAGGTGTGCGACATCATCCAGTTGCCTGCCTTCCTCTCGCGGCAGACCGATCTGGTGGTGGCCATGGCCAAGACCGGCGCGGTGATCAACATCAAGAAGGCCCAGTTCCTCGCACCGCAAGAGATGAAGCATATTCTCAACAAGTGCGTCGAAGCGGGTAACGACCAGCTGATCCTCTGCGAGCGTGGTTCGAGCTTCGGCTACAACAACCTGGTGGTCGACATGCTCGGCTTCGGCATCATGAAGCAGTTCGAGTACCCGGTGTTCTTCGACGTGACCCACGCCCTGCAAACCCCGGGTGGTCGCGCCGACTCCGCCGGTGGTCGCCGTGCGCAGGTTACCGACCTGGCCAAGGCGGGTATGAGCCAAGGCCTGGCGGGCTTGTTCCTGGAAGCCCATCCGGATCCGGACAACGCCAAGTGCGATGGCCCGTGTGCCCTGCGTCTGGACAAGCTGGAGCCGTTCCTGGCTCAGCTCAAGCAGCTGGACGACCTGGTGAAAAGTTTTCCGACGGTAGAAACCGCGTAA
- the fghA gene encoding S-formylglutathione hydrolase, translated as MSLENISCQKSFGGWHKRYRHHSKVLGCDMVFAVYLPPQAEQGAKLPVLYWLSGLTCTDENFMQKAGAQRLAAELGLIIVAPDTSPRGEQVPGDPDGAWDFGLGAGFYLNATQQPWAQHYRMHDYVVEELPALVEAHFPASDQRSISGHSMGGHGALVCALRNPGRYRSVSAFSPISNPMDCPWGEKAFSRYLGEDRARWREWDASVLLAETPAGQCPPLLVDQGDRDDFLEKQLKPEALEQAARKAGHELVLRLQPGYDHSYYFIASFIDEHLRHHAVALGQV; from the coding sequence ATGAGCCTGGAAAACATCTCTTGCCAGAAGAGCTTCGGCGGCTGGCACAAGCGTTACCGGCATCACTCCAAGGTCCTGGGCTGCGACATGGTGTTCGCCGTCTACCTGCCACCGCAGGCAGAGCAGGGCGCCAAGCTGCCGGTGCTGTACTGGCTCAGCGGCTTGACCTGCACCGACGAGAACTTCATGCAAAAGGCCGGCGCCCAGCGCCTGGCCGCTGAGCTGGGCTTGATCATCGTCGCCCCCGATACCAGCCCGCGTGGCGAACAGGTGCCGGGTGACCCGGACGGCGCCTGGGACTTCGGTCTGGGGGCAGGTTTTTACCTCAATGCTACCCAGCAGCCCTGGGCCCAGCACTACCGCATGCATGACTACGTGGTAGAGGAACTGCCAGCCCTGGTCGAGGCGCATTTCCCTGCCTCCGATCAGCGCAGCATCAGTGGCCATTCGATGGGCGGTCATGGTGCATTGGTGTGCGCCTTGCGTAACCCTGGGCGGTACCGTTCGGTATCGGCGTTTTCGCCGATCAGCAATCCGATGGATTGCCCGTGGGGCGAGAAGGCGTTCTCGCGTTATCTGGGTGAAGACCGTGCGCGCTGGCGGGAGTGGGATGCCAGTGTGCTGCTGGCCGAAACGCCGGCCGGACAGTGTCCGCCGCTGTTGGTGGATCAGGGCGATCGCGATGATTTTCTCGAGAAGCAGCTCAAGCCTGAGGCGTTGGAGCAGGCGGCGCGCAAGGCTGGTCATGAGCTGGTGTTGCGCTTGCAGCCGGGGTATGACCATAGCTACTACTTCATCGCCAGCTTTATCGATGAGCATCTGCGCCATCATGCCGTGGCTTTAGGCCAAGTCTGA
- a CDS encoding LysR substrate-binding domain-containing protein, which yields MSNRWEGIDEFVAVAESGQFTAAAERLGISSSHISRQIARLEERLQTRLLYRSTRRVTLSEAGQTFLQHCQRLQDGREEALRAMGDLASEPKGLLRMTCAVAYGERFIVPLVTRFMALYPQLRVEVELSNRTLDLLHEGMDLAIRLGRLQDSRLVATRLAPRRMFLCASPGYLERYGRPHSLSELARHNCLIGSSDIWALKQDGREFSQRVQGNWRCNSGQAVLDAALQGMGLCQLPDYYVLEHLNSGALVSLLEAHQPPNTAVWALYPQQRHLSPKVRRLVDYLKQGLGQLPEYASH from the coding sequence ATGAGTAATCGCTGGGAAGGCATCGACGAATTCGTCGCGGTGGCCGAGTCGGGCCAGTTCACCGCAGCCGCCGAACGCCTGGGGATTTCCTCCTCTCATATCAGCCGGCAGATCGCCCGCCTGGAAGAACGCTTGCAGACCCGCCTGCTGTATCGCAGTACCCGCCGGGTCACTCTGAGCGAAGCGGGACAGACGTTCTTGCAACATTGCCAGCGCTTGCAAGATGGCCGCGAAGAAGCGCTGCGGGCCATGGGCGACCTGGCCAGCGAGCCCAAGGGCCTGCTGCGCATGACCTGCGCGGTGGCCTATGGCGAACGTTTCATCGTGCCACTGGTGACGCGCTTCATGGCGCTGTATCCGCAGCTACGGGTGGAAGTGGAACTGAGCAACCGCACCTTGGACTTGCTGCATGAGGGCATGGACCTGGCGATCCGCCTGGGCCGCTTGCAGGACTCAAGGTTGGTTGCCACCCGCTTGGCGCCGCGGCGGATGTTCCTGTGCGCCTCGCCGGGCTACCTGGAGCGGTATGGTCGACCGCACAGTTTGTCTGAGCTGGCGCGACACAATTGCCTGATCGGCAGTTCGGATATCTGGGCGCTGAAGCAGGACGGGCGCGAATTCAGCCAGCGAGTGCAAGGCAACTGGCGTTGCAACAGTGGCCAGGCGGTGCTGGATGCGGCGCTGCAGGGGATGGGCTTGTGTCAGCTGCCCGACTACTACGTGCTCGAGCACTTGAACAGTGGTGCGCTGGTGTCGTTGCTTGAGGCGCATCAGCCGCCCAACACGGCAGTGTGGGCGCTGTATCCGCAGCAGCGGCATCTGTCGCCGAAAGTGCGGCGGTTGGTGGATTATCTGAAGCAAGGGTTGGGGCAATTGCCGGAGTACGCCAGCCACTAA
- the ispF gene encoding 2-C-methyl-D-erythritol 2,4-cyclodiphosphate synthase codes for MRIGHGYDVHRFTDGDFITLGGVRIPHKYGLLAHSDGDVVLHALSDALLGAAALGDIGKHFPDTDPQFKGADSRVLLRHVVGIVQAKGWKVGNIDATIVAQAPKMAPHIETMRQFIAQDLQVELDQVNVKATTTEKLGFTGREEGIAVHAVALLLPA; via the coding sequence ATGCGTATTGGCCATGGCTACGATGTGCACCGTTTCACCGACGGTGATTTCATTACCTTGGGTGGGGTGCGTATCCCTCACAAATACGGCCTGCTGGCCCACTCCGACGGCGACGTGGTGTTGCACGCCTTGAGCGATGCACTGCTCGGCGCAGCCGCGTTGGGCGACATCGGCAAGCACTTCCCCGATACCGATCCGCAGTTCAAGGGCGCCGACAGCCGGGTGCTGCTGCGCCATGTCGTTGGCATCGTCCAGGCCAAGGGTTGGAAGGTCGGCAACATCGATGCCACCATCGTCGCCCAGGCGCCGAAGATGGCCCCGCATATCGAAACCATGCGCCAATTCATTGCCCAAGACCTGCAGGTTGAACTCGACCAGGTCAACGTCAAGGCCACGACCACCGAGAAGCTCGGTTTCACCGGCCGTGAGGAGGGTATCGCCGTGCACGCGGTCGCCCTGTTGCTGCCAGCATGA
- the truD gene encoding tRNA pseudouridine(13) synthase TruD, with amino-acid sequence MTELELLGPRASGAALGSAVLKAVAEDFQVDEVLDIPLSGQGEHLWLWVEKRDLNTEEAARRLARAAGVPVRSISYAGLKDRQALTRQWFSLHLPGKADPDLTRAEDDTLRILKQVRHQRKLQRGAHSANGFSLRLTALAADHAALDVRLQQLKAQGVPNYFGSQRFGHAGGNVHDAQQWAARAALPEQRNVRSRLLSAGRSYLFNQVLAARVADGSWQQAQVGDLLAFTDSRSFFPAGEAECSDPRLAILDLHPTGPMWGEGASPAGGATAELESSIAERHADLCNWLARAGMSHERRILRLPIGGLTWHYPEPDILQLEFVLPAGCFATVVVRELVDLVPVGQTDSPCVF; translated from the coding sequence ATGACCGAACTCGAACTGCTCGGCCCCCGGGCCTCTGGTGCGGCGCTGGGTAGCGCAGTGCTCAAGGCCGTGGCCGAAGACTTCCAGGTCGACGAAGTGCTCGACATTCCGTTGTCTGGCCAGGGTGAGCACTTGTGGCTGTGGGTCGAGAAGCGTGACCTGAACACCGAGGAAGCCGCTCGCCGTCTGGCGCGCGCCGCTGGCGTGCCAGTACGTTCGATCAGTTATGCCGGCCTCAAGGATCGCCAGGCCCTGACCCGCCAGTGGTTCAGCCTGCATCTGCCGGGCAAGGCCGACCCCGACCTGACGCGCGCCGAAGACGACACCCTGCGTATCCTCAAGCAGGTGCGCCACCAGCGCAAACTGCAACGCGGCGCCCACTCGGCCAACGGTTTTTCCCTGCGCCTGACTGCCCTGGCAGCTGATCACGCGGCGCTGGATGTGCGTCTGCAGCAGCTCAAGGCTCAAGGGGTGCCCAACTACTTCGGCAGCCAACGCTTCGGCCATGCGGGCGGCAACGTGCATGATGCGCAGCAGTGGGCTGCGCGTGCTGCCCTGCCTGAGCAGCGCAATGTCCGCTCACGTCTGCTTTCAGCTGGGCGTAGCTACCTGTTCAACCAAGTGCTGGCCGCGCGGGTCGCCGATGGCAGCTGGCAGCAGGCACAGGTTGGCGATCTGCTGGCCTTCACCGACAGTCGTAGCTTCTTTCCTGCGGGTGAGGCTGAATGTTCCGATCCGCGCTTGGCCATTCTCGACCTGCATCCGACCGGCCCGATGTGGGGCGAAGGCGCCTCGCCCGCCGGCGGTGCGACCGCCGAGCTGGAGTCGAGCATCGCTGAACGGCATGCCGATCTGTGCAATTGGCTGGCACGAGCGGGCATGAGTCACGAACGGCGCATCCTGCGGCTCCCTATTGGCGGCCTGACGTGGCATTATCCCGAGCCTGATATCCTGCAACTGGAATTCGTCCTGCCGGCCGGATGCTTCGCCACCGTGGTGGTGCGCGAGCTTGTCGATCTGGTGCCGGTAGGGCAGACGGACAGCCCATGCGTATTCTGA
- a CDS encoding peptidoglycan DD-metalloendopeptidase family protein produces the protein MGHTISLQRKDRSGFKLLLVALAMGTLLAGCSSTGSSGARVVDRNNAAPKRPTVTSGQYIVKPGDTLFSIAFRYGWDYKELAARNNISAPYTIRPGQPIRFSSGSTGSTTVVSSPSSSSKTTVIRRPVGTTTTPPASSGKPVVTTPATTTPVVTTVPAAERTAGGWTWPANGVLIGKFASNGSLNKGIDIAGDLGQPVFAASGGAVVYAGSGLRGYGELIIIKHSDTYVSAYGHNRRLLVREGQQVKAGQAIAEMGSTGTDRVKLHFEIRRQGKPVDPLQFLPRR, from the coding sequence GTGGGTCACACAATCAGTCTGCAGCGCAAGGATCGGTCGGGTTTCAAGCTCCTGCTGGTTGCACTGGCCATGGGCACCCTGCTGGCGGGCTGTTCCAGCACCGGCTCGAGCGGCGCGCGGGTGGTCGACCGCAACAACGCGGCGCCCAAGCGCCCGACCGTGACGTCGGGGCAGTACATCGTCAAACCGGGCGACACGCTGTTCTCGATCGCCTTCCGCTACGGTTGGGACTACAAGGAGCTGGCCGCACGCAACAATATCAGTGCGCCGTATACCATCCGCCCGGGGCAACCGATTCGTTTCAGCAGTGGTTCGACCGGTAGTACCACAGTGGTCTCCAGCCCTTCTTCGTCGAGCAAGACCACGGTCATCCGGCGCCCGGTTGGGACCACCACAACGCCACCCGCGAGCAGCGGTAAACCCGTTGTAACAACCCCGGCAACCACTACCCCAGTGGTCACCACAGTGCCTGCCGCAGAGCGTACAGCCGGTGGTTGGACCTGGCCGGCCAACGGCGTGCTGATTGGAAAATTCGCTTCAAACGGTAGTTTGAATAAAGGCATTGATATCGCCGGTGATTTGGGACAGCCTGTTTTTGCTGCGTCTGGTGGTGCAGTGGTCTACGCCGGGAGTGGCTTGAGGGGCTACGGCGAACTGATCATCATCAAGCACAGCGATACCTACGTCAGTGCCTACGGTCATAACCGCAGGCTTTTGGTTCGGGAGGGGCAGCAGGTCAAGGCAGGGCAGGCTATCGCTGAAATGGGGTCTACGGGCACTGATCGGGTTAAGCTGCATTTTGAAATTCGCCGCCAGGGCAAACCCGTCGATCCGCTCCAGTTCTTGCCACGTCGTTGA
- the ispD gene encoding 2-C-methyl-D-erythritol 4-phosphate cytidylyltransferase, with protein sequence MTPLLPAFWAVIPAAGVGARMAADRPKQYLQLGGQTILEHSLDCFLGHPALKGVVVSIADDDPYWPGLPCASDARIQRAGGGRERADSVLNALLLLHAQGAADGDWVLVHDAARPNLARSDLDRLLAELADDPVGGLLAVPARDTLKRADGDGRVSATVDRSTIWQAFTPQMFRLGALHRALAECLVSDVAVTDEASAMEWAGLAPRLIEGRSDNIKVTRPEDLEWLRQRWASRR encoded by the coding sequence ATGACCCCATTACTACCGGCTTTCTGGGCCGTGATTCCCGCGGCGGGCGTCGGTGCCCGAATGGCTGCCGATCGGCCCAAGCAGTATCTGCAATTGGGTGGGCAGACCATTCTCGAGCATAGTCTCGACTGTTTCCTCGGCCATCCTGCGCTCAAGGGCGTGGTGGTCAGTATTGCTGACGATGATCCTTACTGGCCGGGCCTGCCTTGCGCCAGCGATGCGCGCATCCAGCGCGCTGGCGGCGGGCGCGAAAGGGCTGACTCGGTGCTCAATGCCTTGTTGCTGTTGCATGCCCAAGGGGCGGCGGACGGTGACTGGGTGTTGGTGCATGATGCTGCGCGGCCAAACCTGGCCCGTAGCGATCTGGACCGGCTGCTGGCGGAGCTGGCGGATGATCCGGTGGGTGGCTTGCTGGCAGTGCCGGCGCGCGACACGCTCAAGCGAGCCGATGGCGATGGCCGGGTCAGCGCTACGGTTGATCGCAGCACCATCTGGCAGGCATTTACCCCGCAGATGTTCCGGCTCGGCGCGTTGCATCGGGCGTTGGCCGAGTGCCTGGTGTCTGATGTGGCGGTGACTGACGAGGCCTCGGCCATGGAATGGGCGGGGCTGGCACCGCGCCTGATCGAGGGGCGCAGTGACAACATCAAGGTTACCCGCCCGGAAGATCTGGAGTGGTTGCGCCAGCGTTGGGCTTCTCGCCGCTGA
- a CDS encoding S-(hydroxymethyl)glutathione dehydrogenase/class III alcohol dehydrogenase, which yields MIKSRAAVAFEAKKPLEIVEVDVAMPKAGEVLLRVVASGVCHTDAYTLSGADPEGIFPSILGHEGGAIVEAVGEGVTSLAVGDHVIPLYTPECGKCKFCLSGKTNLCQAIRATQGKGLMPDGTTRFSYKGQQLFHYMGTSTFSEYTVLPEISVAKIQKEAPLEKVCLLGCGVTTGIGAVLNTAKVQPGDTVAVFGLGGIGLSAIIGAVKAKASRIIAVDINPSKFEIARQLGATDCVNPKDYDRPIQEVIVDLTDGGVDYSFECVGNVQLMRAALECCHKGWGESVIIGVAGAGQEIATRPFQLVTGRVWRGSAFGGVRGRSELPSYVEMSEKGEIPLDTFITHTMGLEDINKAFDLMHEGKSIRSVIHF from the coding sequence ATGATCAAGTCCCGTGCTGCCGTAGCCTTCGAGGCCAAGAAACCCCTGGAAATCGTCGAAGTCGACGTGGCCATGCCCAAGGCCGGTGAAGTGCTGCTGCGCGTGGTCGCCAGCGGTGTCTGCCATACCGATGCCTACACCTTGTCTGGCGCCGACCCGGAAGGCATCTTCCCGTCGATTCTCGGCCACGAGGGCGGGGCAATCGTCGAGGCAGTGGGCGAGGGCGTCACCTCGCTGGCAGTCGGCGATCATGTCATCCCGCTGTACACCCCCGAGTGCGGCAAGTGCAAATTCTGCCTTTCCGGCAAGACCAACCTGTGCCAGGCCATCCGCGCTACCCAAGGCAAGGGCCTGATGCCGGACGGCACTACCCGCTTCTCCTACAAAGGCCAGCAGTTGTTCCATTACATGGGCACCTCGACCTTCTCCGAGTACACCGTGCTGCCGGAAATTTCCGTGGCCAAGATCCAGAAAGAAGCACCGCTGGAGAAGGTCTGCTTGCTCGGCTGTGGCGTCACCACCGGCATTGGCGCCGTGCTCAATACCGCCAAGGTCCAGCCCGGTGACACGGTGGCAGTGTTCGGCCTGGGCGGTATCGGCCTGTCGGCGATCATCGGTGCGGTGAAGGCCAAGGCTTCGCGGATCATTGCCGTCGATATCAACCCAAGCAAGTTCGAGATCGCCCGTCAGCTCGGCGCCACCGACTGCGTCAACCCCAAGGACTACGACCGTCCCATCCAGGAAGTCATCGTCGACCTCACCGACGGCGGCGTCGATTACTCGTTCGAATGCGTGGGCAATGTCCAGCTGATGCGTGCGGCGCTTGAATGCTGCCACAAGGGCTGGGGCGAATCGGTGATCATTGGTGTCGCCGGTGCCGGCCAGGAAATCGCTACCCGTCCGTTCCAACTGGTGACTGGTCGCGTCTGGCGTGGTTCGGCGTTCGGTGGCGTGCGCGGTCGCAGCGAGCTGCCCAGCTACGTGGAAATGTCCGAGAAGGGCGAGATCCCGCTGGATACTTTCATCACCCACACCATGGGCCTGGAGGACATCAACAAAGCCTTCGACCTGATGCATGAAGGCAAGAGCATCCGTAGCGTGATCCACTTCTGA